A genomic segment from Eulemur rufifrons isolate Redbay chromosome 19, OSU_ERuf_1, whole genome shotgun sequence encodes:
- the SIX2 gene encoding homeobox protein SIX2: MSMLPTFGFTQEQVACVCEVLQQGGNIERLGRFLWSLPACEHLHKNESVLKAKAVVAFHRGNFRELYKILESHQFSPHNHAKLQQLWLKAHYIEAEKLRGRPLGAVGKYRVRRKFPLPRSIWDGEETSYCFKEKSRSVLREWYAHNPYPSPREKRELAEATGLTTTQVSNWFKNRRQRDRAAEAKERENSENSSSNSHNPLASSLNGSGKSVLGSSEDEKTPSGTPDHSSSSPALLLSPPPPPGLPSLHSLGHPPGPSAVPVPVPVPGGGGADPLQHHHGLQDSILNPMSANLVDLGS; the protein is encoded by the exons ATGTCCATGCTGCCCACCTTCGGCTTCACGCAGGAGCAAGTGGCATGCGTGTGCGAGGTGCTGCAGCAGGGCGGCAACATCGAGCGGCTGGGCCGCTTCCTGTGGTCGCTGCCCGCCTGTGAGCACCTCCACAAGAATGAAAGCGTGCTCAAGGCCAAGGCCGTGGTGGCCTTCCACCGCGGCAACTTCCGCGAGCTCTACAAGATCCTGGAGAGCCACCAGTTCTCGCCGCACAACCACGCCAAGCTGCAGCAGCTATGGCTCAAGGCGCACTACATCGAGGCGGAGAAGCTGCGCGGCCGGCCCCTGGGCGCTGTGGGCAAATACCGCGTGCGCCGCAAGTTTCCGCTACCGCGCTCCATCTGGGACGGCGAGGAGACCAGCTACTGCTTCAAAGAAAAGAGTCGCAGCGTGCTGCGCGAGTGGTATGCGCACAACCCCTACCCTTCACCCCGCGAGAAGCGTGAGCTGGCGGAGGCCACGGGCCTCACCACGACGCAGGTCAGCAACTGGTTCAAAAACCGGCGGCAGCGCGACCGGGCGGCCGAGGCCAAGGAAAG GGAAAACAGCGAGAACTCCAGTTCCAACAGCCACAATCCGCTGGCTTCGTCGCTGAACGGCAGCGGCAAGTCGGTGTTAGGCAGCTCGGAGGACGAGAAGACTCCGTCGGGGACGCCAGACCACTCGTCGTCCAGCCCCGCGCTGCTGCTCAGCCCGCCGCCGCCACCTGGGCTGCCATCCCTGCACAGCCTGGGCCACCCTCCGGGCCCTAGCGCGGTGCCGGTGCCGGTGCCGGTGCCGGGCGGAGGCGGCGCGGACCCTCTGCAACACCACCACGGCCTGCAGGACTCCATCCTCAACCCCATGTCGGCCAACCTCGTGGACCTGGGCTCCTAG